A region of Anaerobranca gottschalkii DSM 13577 DNA encodes the following proteins:
- a CDS encoding DNA methyltransferase gives MKLTKKDIDKVRHIEGFPIAKDEDIIALSNPPYYTACPNPFIEDFIKEHGKPYDEGTDDYHREPFAADVSEGKNDPIYNAHSYHTKVPHKAIMRYILHYTEPGDIVFDGFCGTGMTGVAAQMCGNPDPEFKAKIEKEMPYVKWGARKAILNDLSPAATFIAYNYNSPVDVVEFQREANCILEECEKELGWMYETRHVIEGKIQRDIYGNPVMGRINYTVWSDVFICPTCSNEIVFWDAAVDKENGKVNDKFYCPHCRSQLTKRSCTRAQETHFDTGLNQLVTMAKQVPVLINYSVGKKRFEKEPDEYDIELIEKINNMEIPYWYPTDRMCEGRESRRNDQNGITHVHQFYTRRNNAFMAILYSKISRSKNRLPLLFAFTASIQRATKTNRFRFGGTGNLSGTLYIPSLQYERSANALFVSKFNDIMNQKQMLIDKNCFVNTASLSNIINLQENSIDYIFTDPPFGSNLNYSELSFIWEAWLRVFTNQKPEAIINAVQGKGLLEYQSLMTQCFSECYRILKPGRWMTVEFHNSQNSVWNAIQESLMRGGFIIADVRTLDKKQGSFKQVTTTSAVKQDLVISAYKPKESFKREFISHAGSEETAWSFVRQHLENLPVVVVKNGKIELIAERQAFLLYDRMVAYHIMNGISVPLDAIDFYKGLDERFLKRDGMYFLAEQVNEYDTARIINDVQPVQFELYVTNEKTAISWLYQQLETPQTYAELQPKFMQEIKAWDKFEKRLELAVLLEENFLQDDKGRWYIPDITKTADVAKLREKNLLKEFEGYLSTKGKLKLFRTEAIRVGFAKLWADKNYKLIVETAERLPESVIQEDDKLLMYYDLSLGRV, from the coding sequence ATGAAATTAACTAAAAAAGATATTGATAAGGTTAGACATATTGAAGGTTTTCCAATAGCAAAGGATGAGGATATAATCGCTTTATCTAATCCTCCATATTATACAGCTTGTCCTAATCCTTTTATAGAGGATTTTATAAAGGAACATGGCAAACCTTATGATGAAGGGACTGATGATTATCATAGGGAACCTTTTGCTGCCGATGTGAGTGAAGGGAAAAATGATCCAATTTATAATGCCCATAGTTATCATACAAAAGTACCTCATAAAGCTATAATGCGATATATACTTCATTATACTGAACCAGGTGATATTGTCTTTGACGGATTCTGTGGTACTGGAATGACAGGGGTTGCTGCACAAATGTGTGGCAACCCAGACCCTGAATTTAAGGCTAAAATAGAAAAGGAAATGCCTTATGTAAAATGGGGTGCCCGTAAAGCTATTTTAAATGATCTTTCACCTGCTGCAACATTTATAGCCTATAACTATAATTCTCCTGTAGATGTAGTGGAATTTCAGCGAGAAGCAAATTGCATTTTAGAAGAATGTGAAAAAGAATTAGGATGGATGTATGAAACTAGACATGTCATCGAAGGGAAAATCCAAAGGGATATATATGGAAATCCAGTTATGGGTCGTATTAACTATACTGTTTGGAGCGATGTATTTATATGTCCTACCTGTTCTAATGAAATAGTATTTTGGGATGCTGCCGTTGATAAAGAAAATGGTAAAGTTAATGATAAATTCTATTGCCCCCATTGTCGTAGCCAACTGACCAAACGCAGCTGTACTAGGGCCCAGGAAACCCATTTTGATACCGGCTTGAACCAATTGGTAACTATGGCTAAACAGGTACCGGTTTTAATTAATTATTCTGTTGGTAAAAAACGTTTTGAGAAAGAGCCAGATGAATATGATATAGAGCTAATTGAAAAAATCAACAATATGGAAATTCCCTATTGGTATCCTACGGATAGAATGTGCGAAGGGAGAGAAAGTCGTAGGAATGATCAAAATGGGATAACACATGTGCATCAGTTTTATACGAGAAGAAATAATGCTTTTATGGCAATTTTGTATTCAAAGATTTCAAGATCAAAGAATAGATTACCATTATTATTCGCGTTTACTGCTTCAATTCAAAGAGCAACTAAAACAAACAGATTTAGATTCGGCGGAACTGGCAATCTAAGCGGAACTTTGTATATACCTTCATTACAGTATGAAAGAAGTGCGAATGCATTATTTGTTTCTAAATTTAATGATATTATGAATCAAAAGCAAATGTTAATTGATAAAAATTGTTTTGTAAATACAGCATCGCTTTCTAATATTATCAATTTACAAGAAAATTCAATAGACTACATTTTCACAGATCCTCCCTTTGGCAGTAACCTAAATTACTCTGAATTAAGCTTCATCTGGGAAGCGTGGCTCCGGGTTTTTACTAATCAGAAACCAGAAGCGATTATAAACGCCGTTCAGGGGAAAGGTTTGTTGGAGTATCAGTCGCTGATGACTCAATGTTTTAGTGAGTGTTACCGCATCTTGAAGCCGGGCCGTTGGATGACAGTGGAATTTCACAATTCGCAAAACTCTGTTTGGAATGCTATTCAGGAATCATTAATGCGAGGAGGCTTTATTATTGCCGATGTTCGAACGTTGGACAAAAAGCAAGGCAGTTTTAAACAGGTTACGACAACTTCTGCTGTAAAGCAAGATCTTGTTATTTCTGCATATAAACCAAAGGAAAGTTTCAAACGAGAATTCATTTCTCATGCTGGGAGTGAAGAAACAGCTTGGAGTTTTGTTAGACAACATCTTGAAAATCTTCCTGTAGTCGTAGTTAAAAATGGAAAAATTGAATTAATAGCAGAACGCCAAGCATTTTTGCTCTATGATCGCATGGTAGCTTATCATATCATGAATGGTATATCTGTTCCCTTGGATGCAATAGATTTTTATAAAGGTTTAGATGAAAGGTTCTTAAAACGAGATGGAATGTACTTTTTAGCAGAGCAGGTAAATGAATATGATACCGCTCGAATTATAAATGATGTGCAACCGGTTCAGTTTGAGCTTTATGTCACCAACGAGAAGACTGCTATTTCATGGCTCTATCAGCAACTTGAAACACCGCAGACATATGCTGAACTACAGCCAAAATTCATGCAGGAAATAAAAGCATGGGACAAGTTTGAAAAAAGGCTTGAACTGGCTGTTTTACTAGAAGAGAACTTTTTGCAGGACGATAAGGGTAGGTGGTACATCCCAGATATAACAAAAACTGCTGATGTGGCTAAACTTCGTGAAAAGAATTTATTAAAGGAGTTTGAAGGTTATTTAAGTACAAAAGGTAAATTAAAACTATTCCGTACTGAAGCTATTAGAGTAGGTTTTGCAAAACTCTGGGCAGATAAAAATTATAAGCTTATTGTCGAAACCGCGGAGCGCTTACCGGAAAGTGTTATCCAAGAGGATGATAAGCTGTTGATGTATTATGATTTGAGTTTGGGGAGAGTGTAA
- a CDS encoding AAA family ATPase, translating into MIKKIKKIDGFGVYNNFLWDSTVLDNENSQPLCFNKVNIIYGRNYSGKTTLSRIIRSFETSFLDSKYDSSTFSLEMDNGTILTQEDLHQKDFHFRVFNKDFVIDNLKFIVDPNEKIKAFAVFGEENVRLEKEIRELKNKLGSNEKDKESGLYHLLKEAKINEEKEKNKLKDEKEKLENRLRDKATDPSTGIRYNVEKFGDQNYDIRKIRKELELVLSDNYRALTPEEKNKYEAIVNEKGKPPISELPKINLLFDSFCDEAQVLLSKQIGESDKIQELLNDYALNKWVKEGVGLLKGKKQCAFCGSEITDERWESLKKHFDDESQKLESDIKNLIDRIENHKNEINNGFIWKEEDFYVNFLQQLETLKTKYNDVANKYLKHLDAIREQLRERLTVITKKIEFIRPCDNKNDFDAILNECKSFKNEVNEYCASNRNHIKDAQEKLRLFEVYSFARDIGYEDICKKIKDLEETCTKAEEETKRLQKNIEDIKEEIKKKENLLSSEQNAADKINYYLDKYFGHKYLTLKAVEDDSTNEKSVYFEVHRNDDIAFNLSEGECNLIAFCYFMAKLEDVKTAGQKPIIWIDDPVSSLDDDNIFYMYSLISEITKKELYTQLVISTHNLEFLKYLRRLKPNKKGYWIIRRTGENSVIKPMPKHLVKYGTEFNYLFSCIYKCSQLNENDDDNYEIIYNFGNNARKFLEVYLYYKYPYIDEREYNLEERLERFFAGDSLIAEKVNRVVNERSHLQMIERGLIPFDKKKEIISVAKHIIDKVNEDNEQYQELLNSIS; encoded by the coding sequence ATGATAAAAAAAATTAAGAAAATTGATGGTTTTGGTGTATATAATAATTTTTTGTGGGATTCGACAGTATTAGATAATGAAAATAGTCAACCATTATGTTTTAATAAAGTCAATATTATATATGGTAGAAATTATTCGGGAAAAACAACTTTATCAAGAATTATTCGCTCATTTGAAACTAGTTTTCTCGATTCAAAATATGATTCTTCAACTTTTTCGCTTGAAATGGATAATGGTACAATCTTAACTCAAGAAGATCTACATCAAAAAGATTTTCATTTCAGAGTTTTCAATAAAGATTTCGTCATAGATAACTTAAAATTTATTGTAGATCCCAATGAAAAAATAAAAGCTTTTGCTGTATTTGGAGAGGAAAATGTTCGACTCGAAAAAGAAATTCGTGAACTTAAAAATAAATTAGGTTCTAATGAAAAGGATAAAGAATCAGGTTTATATCATTTATTGAAAGAAGCGAAAATAAACGAAGAAAAAGAGAAAAATAAATTGAAAGATGAAAAAGAAAAACTTGAAAATAGACTACGTGATAAAGCAACTGACCCAAGTACTGGTATAAGATATAATGTTGAAAAATTTGGAGATCAGAATTATGATATTAGAAAGATAAGAAAAGAGCTAGAACTCGTACTCTCAGATAATTACCGAGCTCTTACACCAGAGGAAAAAAATAAATATGAGGCTATTGTTAATGAAAAAGGTAAACCTCCAATTAGTGAATTGCCCAAAATCAATCTTTTATTTGATTCTTTTTGTGACGAAGCACAAGTATTATTATCTAAGCAAATTGGTGAGTCGGATAAAATTCAGGAATTACTTAATGATTACGCATTAAACAAATGGGTAAAAGAAGGTGTTGGCTTGTTAAAAGGTAAAAAGCAATGTGCTTTTTGCGGTTCTGAAATAACAGATGAACGATGGGAATCTCTTAAAAAACATTTTGACGATGAATCCCAAAAACTTGAGAGTGATATCAAAAATTTGATTGATAGAATAGAAAACCATAAGAATGAAATAAACAATGGGTTTATATGGAAAGAGGAAGATTTTTATGTTAATTTCCTTCAACAATTGGAAACGTTAAAAACTAAATATAATGATGTCGCAAATAAATATTTAAAACATTTAGATGCTATAAGAGAGCAGCTTAGAGAAAGATTAACTGTTATTACAAAAAAAATTGAATTTATTAGACCCTGTGATAATAAAAACGACTTTGATGCTATATTGAATGAATGTAAAAGTTTTAAAAATGAGGTAAATGAATATTGTGCTTCTAATAGAAATCATATAAAAGATGCACAAGAAAAGTTAAGGTTATTTGAAGTATATTCTTTTGCTAGAGATATTGGATATGAGGATATTTGCAAGAAAATTAAAGATTTAGAAGAGACGTGTACAAAAGCGGAAGAAGAGACAAAACGACTTCAAAAAAATATAGAAGATATAAAGGAAGAAATTAAAAAGAAAGAAAATTTATTGAGCAGTGAGCAAAATGCAGCAGACAAAATCAATTACTACCTGGACAAATATTTCGGCCATAAATATTTAACTCTTAAAGCTGTTGAAGATGATTCAACAAATGAAAAGAGTGTTTATTTTGAAGTGCATCGAAACGATGATATTGCGTTTAATTTAAGTGAAGGAGAATGTAATTTAATTGCTTTTTGCTATTTTATGGCTAAATTGGAAGATGTTAAAACCGCTGGTCAAAAACCTATAATTTGGATTGATGATCCTGTAAGTAGTCTTGATGATGATAATATTTTTTATATGTATAGCCTAATAAGTGAGATAACAAAGAAAGAGTTATATACCCAATTAGTTATTTCTACACACAATTTAGAGTTTTTAAAATATCTAAGGAGATTAAAACCAAATAAAAAGGGATATTGGATAATACGTCGTACTGGGGAAAACTCTGTCATTAAACCTATGCCAAAACATTTAGTGAAATATGGTACAGAGTTTAACTACCTTTTTTCATGCATTTATAAATGTTCGCAGTTAAACGAAAATGATGATGATAATTATGAAATTATTTACAACTTTGGAAATAATGCAAGAAAGTTTTTAGAAGTCTACCTTTATTATAAATATCCGTATATCGACGAACGAGAATATAATCTAGAAGAAAGACTAGAAAGATTTTTTGCAGGTGATTCTTTAATTGCAGAAAAGGTTAATAGAGTTGTAAATGAACGTTCTCATTTACAAATGATAGAAAGGGGTTTAATTCCATTTGATAAGAAAAAAGAAATCATAAGCGTAGCAAAGCATATAATTGATAAAGTAAATGAAGATAATGAACAATATCAGGAATTACTTAATAGTATTAGCTAA